The following proteins are encoded in a genomic region of Fusarium keratoplasticum isolate Fu6.1 chromosome 9, whole genome shotgun sequence:
- a CDS encoding Fungal-trans domain-containing protein, translating into MESKSEALYISIGIRMAELLGFDTPNPEDSPILRETKRRVWWTLYMADRWCSAGWNLRRAIGDFDQALGLPIDECVFHRLDGDPADSDLARQATPGLWAYNIMLAEQFGPIHDLNKQLVQGELTDDFVEQRVAILAENLRLWQAGLPDDKRMSDENVHCHARKGLGGPFMALHTGFHHYSTLLFFQFLDIDRPQTNKSKEYAELCKQHAASQSRLIKLSREIPDCEIIYGAVGYGAVVSSAVLLHMLMFGDGHDAAEIRTMLQSNFEAITELERYWPSLSNSKKRLHIFQETCLKPCELQTYKLDKWMVRFLLEHHLPLEDPGLEAASTGARLV; encoded by the exons ATGGAATCAAAGTCCGAGGCCCTCTATATCAGCATTGGCATACGGATGGCTGAACTTCTCGGGTTTGACACTCCGAACCCCGAAGACTCCCCGATTTTGCGTGAAACCAAACGCAGAGTGTGGTGGACATTGTACATGGCCGACCGATGGTGCTCTGCGGGATGGAACTTGCGGAGGGCCATAGGAGACTTTGATCAGGCCTTGGGTCTACCAATCGATGAATGTGTCTTTCACCGCCTCGATGGTGATCCAGCTGACTCTGATCTCGCCCGCCAGGCAACCCCGGGTCTGTGGGCATACAATATTATGCTGGCAGAACAGTTTGGGCCAATTCATGATTTAAATAAGCAGTTGGTTCAGGGTGAGCTCACCGACGACTTTGTTGAACAACGTGTCGCAATACTTGCAGAGAACCTTCGCCTCTGGCAAGCCGGGCTTCCAGACGACAAAAGAATGAGTGATGAGAATGTCCACTGTCACGCCAGGAAAGGACTTGGAGGTCCCTTTATGGCCCTTCATACTGGATTTCATCATTACTCAACTCTCCTGTTCTTTCAGTTCCTCGACATTGACCGACCGCAAACCAACAAGTCAAAAGAGTATGCGGAGCTTTGCAAGCAGCATGCTGCCTCTCAGAGTCGACTCATTAAACTATCAAGAGAAATTCCAGATTGCGAGATAATCTACGGAGCAGTGGGGTACGGGGCAGTCGTCTCCTCGGCCGTCTTGCTTCATATGCTTATGTTTGGCGATGGACATGATGCCGCTGAGATTCGAACAATGTTGCAGTCAAATTTCGAAGCCATTACAGAGCTTGAAAGATACTGGCCATCTCTATCAAACTCG AAAAAGCGCCTACACATCTTCCAGGAGACCTGCCTAAAGCCTTGCGAGTTGCAAACGTACAAACTCGACAAGTGGATGGTCAGGTTCCTCCTAGAGCATCACCTTCCCCTGGAGGACCCTGGCTTAGAAGCCGCATCAACCGGGGCACGTCTTGTATAA